Below is a window of Quercus robur chromosome 6, dhQueRobu3.1, whole genome shotgun sequence DNA.
TTGCTGGAGCCTCGTATGTGAAATCTATAATTGCCCCAAGGTGATGCATTTGTGGTGATCTACTATTGTTACCTCAAAAGCTGCtagattgtttttgtttttatgaattCAATAGTTGCTGGAGAGGAAATTTGAATCCTAATGTCTAtgttgaaaatactaaaaagtgTTAACTAATTAAATTACATTACTCTTGACATGTATAAATTAAAGTTTctgttatttaattttaaccattttctaaaacttgatttaaaTTGGGTGTGAGCTATTTTGGAGaccatataaaatttaaattatcaaCATATATACTATAATTATAGCAAATTCCAATTTTGGATAATTAGACTTCCCCTTTTACGGATACACTTCAATTTCCCCCACTATTTGTAATTTGTAAAGGTAAGGAGTAATTTGCTAAATTCCAATACATCACGAACGACTTTGACCTCCGCTTAAATTTCCCAAActtgaataaagaaaattttggttctaatttttttttttaatttttataattcaataattataatatggGAGAGACAATTTTCTTAATAAACGAGAGAATGCAAATTGACATGAATTATAAGACTCTTGAATCATGACTAATTCCAAATTTCTAATTAGTTCAAAACCAAGATTTTAATTTGGAGTTTgtgaaaacaaatttttctaTATGTATATGGTCCTAAAAAGAtgttcatcaaattttttttttttttaaatgttcctCATGCAGGTCAATCTCAAAAGCACAATCCACCAGCtgcttgcttcttcttttttcccctttccttttcttattttcttttttttatacctTCCTTTTCAATGTATGTTTCCCAACAAGAGACCAGTGAAATGGTTCTTCACTTCACTCCACCGCATCACTCAACCAAAGGAATTACAAATATTGctaattcaaatttcaaactccCTTTTCACCGTAGCTGCCAGCTACAATGGAAACTTGCAAATTGACAACAATTTTAGTTGGGAGATGCAAACACCACACCTTTGAAACACAGAACACTGTCATATTCAACTCAGGTTCACACGTCCCATTGTATATGATTCTAACCTAATTATGTGGATTTTACCTGTTACAGCATTGTATGATTAGCAACAtcccaaccaaaaaaatcttCAGGATAAGTTTCCTTAGATGGTATACAAAGTTAACAACTGATCAAATTTGTAATAAGGAGTAAGGACATCTAACCTTCCGATGAATATTAAATTGTCTCAATTTGTTTTATAAAAGATTTCATGtttatacatatttttgaaTAACTCCATCCAATTTTCTGGAATGACTAGCTCCTGTATCTAGACATGATTCTTTTGATCAATTTGTTTGATATaagtaaaaaggaaggaaaattgCTTTATCAATAAGTTAATAATGAATGAACTAAAAGGCAAGCATGAAATATAATAGGAGCAGCAATGCATAAACTCCTCCAAGTAATCTTGTTGCTTTCAATCAAAATATGTAATTGAAAACAAAGTTTGCGACTTTTGATCGATTGCTTTTCAAACGTGGAACTAATCAAACTGCATCTCTCGAGAAATCGAGCATCAACCGAGGAACAGTCGAATTATGGCTTTCGATCAATTGAGCATCAAtcaagtaactttttttttttttttgagagatatcAATCAAGTAACTTGATCTTGAATACTTGAGCAAATTTTAGTAAGATCTTTTTATATTACATTGTCAACGAATATTGCCAACCTAAAACCTAAATAGAACTCTAGTTCTAATACAAATTGTTGTGCAATTACAAGGGTACCAAATGGATCATTTCATTAAAAAACCAATCTGTGATCATTTCAAAGACTATACCATATATTGTGAATGGAATAATTGAAAGATAGATTGGTAGATTTGATGTAACTAACCTCCTAACTTGAAAGGGAGAATAGGAGGTGTTTgatatatatacttaaaaattgaaaacatatgtTTGAAAACATATGTGGAAATACATGTAGAtaaaaaagtgtatgaaaatacgtgtaatattgtttaaaaactgaaaacatatgttTGAGTAGGTGTGCTAAATGGGGCATATACTTTTCGGATTACTTTTGTGCTTACTTCTCATTAATGCATTCAAGGTACATAAATAGACTAAGATAAGATAACCTCGTCAACGAATCCTAAAACATAGGAACTAATCTTATCGTAATCTATTACTACCTTATTTAGATAAAGATCTATTACTAAGCCTAAATTTAAATACTTCTAATTCGAATAACAATTTATCAAGCACATTATCTCGGTCATAACACCATTTTTGTAACCATACTATTTGCTCTTTAtgcattgagagagagagagagagcctctatattttcttatataaaaacAATCTCACATTactaaaaattgataataaaaaataatatattatcaaaatagaaaaatattttaaactttaaactttaaattgcttttttaaagatttaattGGATTATGTTTAATGAATCCTATCCACCCTAATGTTTTAGATTTGTATAAAACTTGGTATTCAATTACttataaagggagaaaaaattTGAGCATCAGGAATTAAAGCCTAatctaaaaatgattttttttttattaattattattaacattttattatataattattttttttttaaaagaaggtAACACATGTCAACGTTCACATATGTAAGAGATAGCGAGTCTGAAGTCTGAACTCCCCAAATGTCTCAATCtcttaaaaaatagaaaaaataataacaagtCTGGTGGACGACATTTTTACACCAACCAAGATTTTTTTATctatctgaaaatttcaaatttttttttaaaatatctcaaacgcagagagagagagactgagaaaCTCTGTGAGAAATGGAGAGAAACACACCAGTGAGAAAGCCTCACACATCCACCGCCGATCTGCTAACCTGGTCGGAAGTCCCTCCGTCTGAATCTCCGGCCACCGTTTCCGGCGCTCGCTCTCACCAGGTaccaactttttctctctctctctctctctctctctctctcaggtgAAAAATGTACTGTTGGGTTTGTTTACATTTACTCAttgtgtgtgtgtctctctctctctctgtgtttgcattGATTCTCAGCCGTCCGATAAGATCAGCAAAGTCCTCCATGGAGGTCAGCTCACTGACGAAGAAGCTCAGAGCCtattgaaaaagtaaaaaagactTATCATTTCTATTACTTTTCACTCCAAAATTGTCTCTTTTCTACTTTCAAATCATCATTTCCTGTCATGCATTATCTTTATCTCAATTTGCAATCAGATCTAAcccatctaaattttttggtcaaagtttttttttttgggttaattcctGATCTGTGCTATAAATGggttcaatttttataatttgtaatcTAAGCAATGAGCTAATAAGGCAATTATTAAAGTTAACTGCTAGTTTGCCATATTTTAGAAATGGTCTTAAGGTGTTGAAGCCAATGATGGGGTTTCTACTTTTAGAGCTATTGCTTATTCAAGATCACtagcaaataaaaaatggttttaAGAATTAATTGTTTAGAAGAGAGTGGcaaacttaaattttttgatttgatgGTTCATGTTGATTGTAGAGGCTAAACTAAAGCCCCCCAAAAAGCTTACTTTTAGAGTTTATTTGGGTAGTATCAGTCCTTTCAACTCATGTTAACTCTAAATGCAACACCTTGGTTGAGCTTTGGCTCAAATGGGTGCATATGTAACTCACcattcaaaaggaaaaagggtaaaGAAATTGAGTGCTAGCTCCTAAATGAAGTTTtgttcagaaaaagaaaagagctgAACTTGAACCTACTTGGAAACTTACTCTTTTTTGCCCTTGTTAGGGTTTATGGGTGGGGTTCAAATTATGTGTGGCGTAACTTTTAATGGATGGGTTTTTTACGAATCAACTGTTGGATTATGTTGCCTCTTTAACTCTGTGCTTGCAAGATATCAAGATTATCAGTTGTTAATAACTATTTAATCCCTaaaatgttttagtttcaagttttttttttttttttttaaatttaacttaTACAGAAAATGTGAGCTAATTGATCAAACAGTAACAtccaattaacacaaaatttgacatgcgtgttaagaaaaatgaaaatgagcAATCCAGCAGtgagatttgaaaatattaatccaataaaaatttactacatGGTTTAACATTAATAAAAGGTtgcatcaagtgtaacttgatctggtatccatatatatatagaaaatatgaaGAATAAATCTTGCTGCTATAAAATTTGAAGCTTATGATAACGTCATTAGGATTCTTATCTCCAGTTCTTCTGGAATCATGATGACATATAATGCCTGTTTATCTAAGGCTAGTTACAACTGTTTCTTGTGCTACTTCTAGGAAGCCATGTTCAggatataaattaaaagaaattactGGTAGTGGTATATTTGCGGCCAACAGTGAGGATGGTACATCGGAATCTGATTCGGCCAAAACAGGACTCCGTGTTTATCAGGTATTTAGTTGATCTGTTTGAATTCAAGATGTAATATGAACATATAAAACATCAAAAGTCTATCATGTTGGCAATTCTCCTTCTAACTTATTATGGTTGAACTTTCAGCAGGCTGTGAATGGAATTAGCCAAATTTCATTCAGCACGGAAGAGAGTGTTTCACCCAAGAAGCCTACCTCTCTCCCTGAGGTAGCAAAGCAGCGTGAATTAAGTGGGACATTGCAAAGTGAGTCAGACTTAAAGAATAAGAAGCAAATATCAAATGCCAAGAATAAGGAGCTCAGTGGACACGACATCTTTGGACCTCCTCCTGAAATTGTACCTCGGTCAGTGGCTGCTTCACGCACCTCAGAATCAAAAGAAAGTAGAGACATGGGGGAACCTGCACCTCGAAATTTACGCACGTCTGTCAAAGTTTCAAATGTGAGTACTTCATGGGCATGGAAGtgaatctttttattttcaaattacatCCTGCCAAGTATTATAATTTCGATGAGAAGTTCAAATCTGTCACTCTGCTATCACCTTCTTCTAATACACCACGCTGAGtgaatgggtatggagtgtcaaATTTTATGCATATACTTAAATTACAAATGTTCTATGGGCTCAATAGTTCAATTCCCAAGTTCCTGAATTATCAGAAGAGGATCCAatgacaataatttttcaattgcaATCTTACGGTAATTACAAATCAATCCTTTTGATTATTACATTATTTCAAGGAGTGCAATACATGTAATAAAGCAGTTCAAGCTTCAAAGTCATAATTTAACTCTTTTCATACTGCACGCATAGCttaccaatgaaaaaaaaaatgcatacatAGCTTGATATTCTAAATTGTATTATTTCTTCACTTGAATGTCTATTTTAGGTCTTTCAATCTAATTGTTACCAAATTGCATCATGTAATCAGTATTTTTCTACGACTAGTTTTTGCTAGAGGCTTGACTATGTCCAATACCTCTTTCAATCAGTTTTGGTTTTCTTCTGACAATTAAAATGTTGTGTAACCTCAACACATTTAAGCACAATGTGTGAAGGAAGATGTAGTATTCCAAATTCTGTGGTTCTGCTACTACAATTCTCCTTTTTTATGGTCTAATGGCTTGAAATTCATAATTATCCAAAATGGATGTTTTGtgaattttcatatattttgatTTCAGCCATATAAcctcatgttttatttttgttcattttatgtAGCCTGCTGGAGGTCAAAGTAATATTATGTTTAGTGAAGAACCGACTGTCAAGACagcaaaaaaaatacataaccaGAAATTTGCCGAGCTGACAGGCAATGATATTTTTAAGGGAGATGTTCCTCCTGGATCTGCTGAAAAGCCACTGAGCACAGCTAAGCTGAGAGAAATTAGTGGCAGTAACATCTTTGCTGATGGGAAGGCAGAGTCGAGAGACTATCTTGGAGGTGTCCGCAAGCCCCCTGGTGGTGAGAGCAGCATTGCTTTGGTTTAAATAATGAGTATATGCTGGTTTCTTCATATCCCTTTATGATGAACTCTTGTATTGACTGATAGACCTTTCATGCTTGATGAGGATTAAGAATGTGGGTTTTGGAGTGAATGAGTACTGttatatttttacattattAGGGTTTAACATCCATATGAATATGGGATGGCTGGTTAGTTGGGTTATTtgtgtttcaagtttcaactatgTATTTACCTATGAACTAGGTAATATTTTAGGGAACCTTACATTTTCTATAATTTGATCCTAATATTAACATATGTATGTGAGTGTGAGGACAGACGGATGTgtattagattttaaataaattatgttaAATTATAAGATTGTTATAGCATTCACATTGGGTCTTGCAAATGCCATATGTTGGTTCAATTTAGCATTAGAGCctcaaaccccccccccccccccccaaatcaTTACCCAGTCTTGCAAAGTCTtgcaattgcaaaaaaaaaaaaattgcaattgtgctacagtgctGGATGGCACTGTAGCAAACTTGtataagttttattatattttattctctcttttctctttctatttattggattatattattttattgggtagtatatattattttaatgagttgaataggaaaataaaagttggaatgttaggtgtgttgtaaaatggtatggtataaatgATAAGATAACTTTTAAGgtggtaaaatataattttttgtagaAACTGGATGTGAATGCTCGGAAAATAAATTACTTATGTTATTTTGCTCAAAAACATATCTTTAAAGCGAAAAGTCAAAAGTAtgtaataaatatatgaaattacATAAATAGATTCACAAATTAGTATAACAAAAATAGTATCTTATGAAATCTTATAAGGTAACATATGCAGCTGTCTATTTATCATGAACTATTCAGTGGAATCACTAACATAcctatatgtatttttattagtctttatttttttcatattttcttcacAATATGAAAGATAGCCTATTTAGCAAGAGAGTGGGCTAGAGTTGACTGGCTTCTCTGTATTCCTACAAGAGTAGTATCAGTTTCCACTTTCCATCATATAATTATATCACTCCATTGATTGCTAACTGCGAAAGTGTACCATTTAAAATGATTTAGAAAACATAGCTACCAGACCATATTTCGAGGCTAAATTGTACATATTGCATAACATAAGGGCCCCCATTTTAAAttcagcaacaaaaaaaaaaaggtccccCATTTTAAAGTAGTTGTTGTTCAAAAGCTGTGCTAGTTACCACTTTTTTGGGCAATGTGAGGGATCGGGTGAACCACTCGGTCTCGTCGTGGTAAAAGATGTCCCATGTGATTTTCTGCTCCTCACACGAGTACTGCAGAACTTGTTTTGGCCCTTCCGAGCATGTGTCATTTGCCAATGGAGTAATGTATCTTTTGAGTTATGCTAACTTCATAAATTTTTACAATCTTTTTTGCAGTCATTAGAATAATGTTAGGTACACAAAACCAACACCACTTTTATTAGTATCATTCACATGTAATCTAACCTGTTGTGATTGTGAAAAGTTGTACCCTTATACTTGTCGTTTgttggtaaattacatccaaaGTTGTTTGAGAATTACTAGTAGTATTAGATCCAAAGTTATGAGCTTGTTGTGGTTACTCAGTCAATggcatatatgatatatatcatcaaaataaaatgtattaaaaaacaaaccaacaaaatacaaaacactCAAACACCACTATATGAAACAGAACCAGTATGTTCATCTGAATTAGCATGACAAACAGTGAACAGAGCCCGCTGGGAACCATAAGAACGCACATCCAAAGCAAAGACAACTTGTCACACTCAACATAAATAATGTTCATATGGAACATAACAAGAGACACATCCAAAGAAAAGAGAACTTATAGCAAATAGCATAGATTATTAACTCAAACCAGCAGGCATTCTCATGCATCCCCATGTCCAATCAGTGCAAGAAGCATTTTCTCATAGTCTCCAGAAGTGTCGCTGTCAATTGCACGTTCCAGAGGAACGCTATTCCTCCGATGGTATTCTTCTTTAATTCGTTGCATGTCAACCTCAGCTCGAGTTGTGACTACTCTTGTAAGAGCCCATTCATCTGTCCCCAACTTGTTGATTGCCAGACGCAAAACCTTCTCGAAATATTTCTCAGGGCAGGTCAAGCACTTAATTGTTGCTCTTAGTAATTTGAGGTACTCATCTTCAGGATCAGTCTTCAAATCCTGCAAAAAGGATACCAATTATCAGTTTTAATAGCATCACATTATTATCAGAAAAGAGATAAACAGGTCACAATAATATTTACATTTAACTTTAATCACTATAGGCATGCCAAATGAATGAGCCTGGCTCAAATGGAACTTCATCCTTCTATAACAATAGATACTGGGTTTAAGTCGTGGGTTCAAAACTGCTAAACTATAATTGCCAAAGACATATATAGTAATCGAGTCACAATCGCATGTATGCTACTTAGGCCATCTCATAACAAGTATCAACACAGCCACCAGAATGGTTCTTAAATCTtctgctaaaaattaaaacatttaaacGGCCTACTTAATCATTTAGA
It encodes the following:
- the LOC126732357 gene encoding uncharacterized protein LOC126732357 isoform X1, whose protein sequence is MERNTPVRKPHTSTADLLTWSEVPPSESPATVSGARSHQPSDKISKVLHGGQLTDEEAQSLLKKKPCSGYKLKEITGSGIFAANSEDGTSESDSAKTGLRVYQQAVNGISQISFSTEESVSPKKPTSLPEVAKQRELSGTLQSESDLKNKKQISNAKNKELSGHDIFGPPPEIVPRSVAASRTSESKESRDMGEPAPRNLRTSVKVSNPAGGQSNIMFSEEPTVKTAKKIHNQKFAELTGNDIFKGDVPPGSAEKPLSTAKLREISGSNIFADGKAESRDYLGGVRKPPGGESSIALV
- the LOC126732357 gene encoding uncharacterized protein LOC126732357 isoform X2 — its product is MERNTPVRKPHTSTADLLTWSEVPPSESPATVSGARSHQPSDKISKVLHGGQLTDEEAQSLLKKKPCSGYKLKEITGSGIFAANSEDGTSESDSAKTGLRVYQAVNGISQISFSTEESVSPKKPTSLPEVAKQRELSGTLQSESDLKNKKQISNAKNKELSGHDIFGPPPEIVPRSVAASRTSESKESRDMGEPAPRNLRTSVKVSNPAGGQSNIMFSEEPTVKTAKKIHNQKFAELTGNDIFKGDVPPGSAEKPLSTAKLREISGSNIFADGKAESRDYLGGVRKPPGGESSIALV